The Pseudomonas nunensis genome includes the window TGAAGCTTAAAGCTTGCAGCTTGAAGCTGGCTTTAGCCCTTGTAAGCAGCAACCGACTTCATGATCTCGGTGCGAGCGGCTTCGGAGTCGCCCCAACCTTCGATCTTCACCCATTTGCCTTTTTCGAGGTCTTTGTAGTTTGCGAAGAAGTGCTCGATCTGCTGGATCAGCAGTTGTGGCAGGTCGCTGCATTCCTTCACGTCGACGTACAGCTGGGACAGCTTGTCGTGTGGGACTGCGATGACTTTGGCATCGCCGCCGCCGTCGTCGGTCATGTGCAGGATGCCGATTGGACGGGCGCGGATAACCGAACCTGGAGCAACCGGGTAAGGGGTTACGACCAGCACGTCGAGGGGATCACCGTCGTCAGCCAGGGTGTTCGGGATGAAACCGTAGTTGGCCGGGTAGAACATCGGGGTGGCCATGAAACGGTCAACGAACAGGCAATCGCTGTCTTTGTCGATTTCGTACTTGATCGGCGCGTGGTTGGCCGGGATCTCGATCGCGACGTAGATGTCGTTCGGCAGGTCTTTGCCAGCCGGAATCTTGCTGTAGCTCATTGGGCGGTGCCCCCGTTAGTTGACCAAAAACACTTGGCCGGATTGACCAAAAAGTGGCGGCGATTATAGGCATATTCCGCCGCCGATGCCATGCGCCTTGGGTCGTGTAGACCTTAGTCGTGTCCCTGATAGACAGGGCTAGACGCCTGAAGTTGCCGCAGCCGGGACAATGGATCTTGCCGATAAAACAGCTTTAGCTGCTCGTAGACCTGTGGATAAGCCGCGTGCAGCAAATCCGGAGCGCTGAAGAAGTATTCGCTGGTGACGGCAAAGAATTCGGCCGGGTTCTCGGCGGCGTAGGGGTCGATGGCGGTTTCGGCGTCGGGGTTGCGGTCCAGATGGCGGTTGAGGTCATCGTAGGCGTGTTGCATGACCCTGGCCCAGTCGCTGACGCGCATGTCCGGATGCAGCGGCGGCAGGCCGTTGGCGTCGCCATTGAGCATGTCGAGCTTGTGCGCCAGTTCGTGGATCACCAGGTTGTAGCCTTCCCAGCCGC containing:
- the ppa gene encoding inorganic diphosphatase, producing MSYSKIPAGKDLPNDIYVAIEIPANHAPIKYEIDKDSDCLFVDRFMATPMFYPANYGFIPNTLADDGDPLDVLVVTPYPVAPGSVIRARPIGILHMTDDGGGDAKVIAVPHDKLSQLYVDVKECSDLPQLLIQQIEHFFANYKDLEKGKWVKIEGWGDSEAARTEIMKSVAAYKG